A stretch of the Vagococcus xieshaowenii genome encodes the following:
- the tagD gene encoding glycerol-3-phosphate cytidylyltransferase has translation MTKRVITYGTYDILHRGHINLLKRAKTLGDELIVMLSTDEFNQDIKGKDNYYTYEDRKLVLEALKYVDEVHSEENWEQKATDIEKYDIDVFVMGDTWEGKFDFLKDKCEVVYLPRTEGVSTTAIKERLMGNKGAK, from the coding sequence ATGACAAAACGTGTTATTACATATGGAACGTATGATATTTTACATCGAGGACACATTAACTTATTAAAACGAGCAAAAACATTAGGCGATGAGTTAATTGTAATGTTATCGACTGATGAATTCAATCAAGATATTAAAGGAAAAGATAACTACTATACGTATGAAGATCGTAAATTAGTGTTAGAAGCATTAAAATATGTTGATGAAGTTCATTCTGAAGAAAATTGGGAACAAAAAGCAACCGATATCGAAAAATATGATATCGATGTATTTGTTATGGGCGATACTTGGGAAGGTAAATTTGATTTCTTGAAAGATAAATGTGAAGTGGTCTATTTACCACGAACAGAAGGGGTCTCTACAACTGCAATTAAAGAAAGGTTAATGGGGAATAAGGGGGCTAAATAG
- a CDS encoding CDP-glycerol glycerophosphotransferase family protein: protein MSKLSIIVPIYNVSNYLRECLESLLVQGITDYEVIMVDDGSIDNSFEIAQEFAKEYPNFFAYTKKNQGLGHSRNFGFEKSTGNYITFVDSDDIIIKNSYAEMLEVIEETKSDFIIGHVRRFNSTKQYASGLHNKVFHENLRGVHISEHPELIYDTTAWNKIYRRDFWIENNFQFPEGMLYEDIPVTIPSHIAAKKVDVITKVIYLWRARDKGDNSITQQRSNIDNLRDRLKAIQMVREYIKENNVDNKIKEIFDFKNLNMDFPIYWHHIINGKKDYNELLINYIQDYIQDVDSNVVMELPVMNRLKYRLLENNQVDEFIDITRKHNKKEIDWKPYLEHGRYVYKFPYIDVLNTEEQYIGDELNLITRIEKVEWQSSSKLFVSGFTYIYKIDSDKLSKMSLVAKLVKEDGEVVKIIDKNVRLTVRKDITTLRGVRVKSKNPLKRRNNYKYSGYELVIDFDELMKDLLPEDDYYIEFTLSDGVVSRSKLLHSPVAGYITRPKNRIISGYNITPKYSKKYELMVNVTKSDIVVKDIRTEGSKVTVMGTANSSLTQFNPVLYTDFYTRKNLNKKITINPNNIVQQGNNFELEFNLEEITEFVNQSRIEKYDVLIDFDTPQVSLEVKKQNAVYSYLENKQIRLDYTLDNHLKFAISNYIAYICSADYKNKKLLLELKIHEQFINNSAIESVKFSLENSPTRRFQYAPKKYKLVDDYYFFIFEVPLIDHKKLVMSNKQYLLSLRTEVDTPQGKKRININEIYFVTGQKDNYKTTFNKYRFELYHQANSPKAYFMQASFWSKLDNGPRRQAVWREILYKGLRKLPTKNIAVYETYWGREFSCNPKAIYEYMQENQPKVKNVVILNDNFYPVAGNAETVKKNSWKYFYYLARAKYLFNNVNFPDFYKKREDAIEVQTMHGTPLKKLGLDAPGEIKGSYKKTYINKNNRWNYLMVPSDYVAEVSKSAFGYKNEILPVGYPRNDVLLKDNNPENIESLRKKYRLPADKKIILYAPTWRVVGNFSLALDMERMKKELGDEYFIIVKLHHFSTPNFNFDSMKDFARLMPNSSDIRELYLVSDVLITDYSSVMFDFSLLNKPMMFYVYDYEKYKNELRGFYLDFEEEVPGKLSYTTEHLIESLSDLETYCKESEERYKSFQEKFNQYDNGTASEQLINKIMK, encoded by the coding sequence ATGAGTAAGTTATCAATAATTGTACCTATTTATAATGTTAGTAATTATTTGAGAGAATGTTTGGAATCCTTATTAGTACAAGGAATTACTGATTATGAAGTAATCATGGTAGATGATGGTTCAATCGATAATTCTTTTGAGATTGCACAAGAATTTGCAAAAGAATACCCAAACTTCTTTGCATATACTAAGAAAAATCAAGGATTGGGACATAGTCGTAATTTTGGCTTTGAAAAATCAACAGGCAATTATATTACATTTGTTGACTCGGATGATATCATTATTAAGAATTCTTATGCCGAGATGCTAGAAGTGATTGAAGAAACTAAGTCAGATTTTATCATCGGTCATGTAAGAAGATTTAATTCAACTAAGCAATATGCGTCAGGGTTGCACAACAAAGTTTTCCATGAGAACTTAAGAGGTGTTCATATAAGTGAACATCCAGAATTAATTTATGATACAACTGCTTGGAATAAGATTTATCGTCGAGATTTTTGGATTGAAAATAATTTTCAATTCCCAGAAGGTATGTTATATGAAGATATCCCTGTAACTATTCCTAGTCATATAGCAGCAAAAAAAGTGGATGTTATTACGAAAGTTATTTACTTGTGGCGAGCAAGAGATAAAGGAGATAACTCTATTACACAGCAACGTTCTAATATTGATAATTTGAGGGATAGATTAAAAGCTATCCAAATGGTAAGAGAATATATTAAAGAGAACAATGTGGATAATAAAATCAAAGAAATTTTTGATTTTAAAAATTTAAATATGGACTTTCCAATTTATTGGCATCATATCATTAATGGGAAAAAAGATTACAATGAATTACTAATTAATTATATTCAAGATTATATTCAAGATGTAGATTCAAATGTGGTAATGGAATTGCCGGTTATGAATCGTTTGAAGTATCGTTTACTTGAAAATAATCAAGTTGACGAATTTATTGATATTACTAGGAAACATAATAAAAAAGAAATTGATTGGAAACCATATTTAGAGCATGGCCGTTATGTATACAAATTTCCATATATCGATGTTTTAAATACAGAAGAACAATATATTGGTGATGAGCTAAACTTAATTACTAGGATAGAGAAAGTTGAATGGCAATCTAGTTCTAAATTATTTGTTTCAGGTTTCACTTATATATATAAAATAGATTCTGATAAGTTGAGTAAGATGTCTCTAGTTGCTAAATTAGTCAAAGAAGATGGAGAAGTAGTCAAGATAATTGATAAAAATGTTAGATTGACAGTTCGTAAAGATATTACGACATTACGTGGTGTACGTGTTAAGTCTAAGAATCCATTAAAGAGAAGAAATAACTACAAATATTCAGGCTATGAGTTAGTAATTGATTTTGATGAACTTATGAAAGATTTACTGCCGGAAGATGATTATTATATTGAATTTACTTTAAGTGATGGTGTTGTATCACGAAGTAAACTATTACATTCCCCAGTAGCAGGATATATTACTAGACCTAAGAATAGAATTATTAGTGGTTACAATATCACACCAAAATATAGTAAAAAGTATGAATTAATGGTTAATGTAACTAAATCTGATATTGTTGTAAAAGATATTCGAACTGAGGGTAGTAAAGTTACAGTAATGGGTACAGCTAATTCATCACTAACGCAGTTTAATCCTGTGCTGTATACTGACTTCTACACAAGAAAAAATTTGAATAAAAAAATTACCATCAATCCAAATAATATAGTACAACAAGGAAATAATTTTGAATTAGAATTTAACCTAGAAGAAATAACAGAATTTGTAAATCAAAGTAGAATTGAAAAATATGATGTTTTGATTGATTTTGATACACCTCAAGTATCATTAGAAGTAAAAAAACAAAATGCTGTATATAGCTATTTGGAAAATAAACAAATTCGGTTAGACTATACCTTGGATAATCATTTGAAGTTTGCTATTTCCAATTATATTGCATATATTTGCTCAGCAGATTATAAAAATAAAAAATTATTATTAGAGTTGAAAATTCACGAACAATTCATTAATAATTCAGCAATTGAATCTGTGAAGTTTTCTTTAGAAAATTCACCTACTAGAAGATTTCAATATGCGCCTAAAAAATATAAGTTAGTAGATGATTACTACTTTTTTATTTTTGAAGTACCATTAATTGATCATAAGAAGTTAGTGATGTCTAATAAACAGTATCTATTATCGTTGAGAACGGAAGTTGATACTCCACAAGGTAAAAAAAGAATCAATATTAATGAAATTTATTTTGTAACTGGACAAAAAGATAATTATAAAACGACTTTTAATAAGTATCGCTTTGAATTATACCATCAGGCTAATTCACCAAAAGCTTACTTTATGCAAGCTTCTTTTTGGTCAAAATTAGATAATGGCCCAAGAAGACAAGCTGTATGGAGAGAAATTTTGTATAAAGGGTTAAGAAAATTGCCAACTAAAAATATTGCTGTCTACGAAACTTATTGGGGAAGAGAATTTAGTTGTAATCCGAAAGCAATATATGAATATATGCAAGAAAATCAGCCAAAAGTGAAGAATGTTGTAATTCTTAATGATAATTTCTATCCAGTTGCGGGTAATGCTGAAACAGTTAAGAAAAACTCTTGGAAATACTTCTACTATTTAGCGCGAGCTAAGTACTTATTTAATAATGTAAACTTTCCTGATTTCTATAAGAAGCGTGAAGATGCAATCGAAGTTCAAACAATGCATGGTACACCTCTAAAAAAATTAGGATTAGATGCGCCTGGAGAAATTAAAGGTAGCTATAAAAAAACTTATATTAATAAAAATAATCGTTGGAATTATTTAATGGTTCCTAGTGATTATGTAGCTGAAGTTTCTAAATCAGCTTTTGGATATAAAAATGAAATACTACCAGTCGGTTATCCAAGAAATGATGTGTTGTTAAAAGATAATAATCCTGAAAATATCGAGAGTCTACGCAAAAAATACAGATTACCTGCGGATAAAAAAATCATTTTATATGCTCCAACATGGAGAGTTGTTGGTAATTTCTCATTAGCATTAGACATGGAGAGAATGAAAAAAGAATTAGGAGATGAATATTTCATAATCGTTAAATTACATCATTTTTCAACACCTAATTTTAATTTTGATAGCATGAAGGACTTTGCTAGACTAATGCCTAACTCTAGTGATATTAGAGAACTATATTTAGTATCTGATGTATTAATAACAGATTATTCTTCAGTTATGTTTGATTTCTCACTGTTGAATAAACCTATGATGTTTTATGTCTATGACTATGAAAAATATAAAAATGAATTAAGAGGGTTTTATCTTGATTTTGAAGAAGAAGTACCTGGTAAATTATCATACACAACAGAACATTTGATTGAGTCGTTATCTGATTTAGAGACGTATTGTAAAGAATCGGAGGAGCGTTATAAATCTTTCCAAGAAAAATTCAATCAGTATG
- the tagD gene encoding glycerol-3-phosphate cytidylyltransferase, protein MKKIITYGTFDLLHKGHINILRRAKEMGDHLTVVISSDEFNAIKGKTSFMPFEDRKYILEAVKYVDAVLPENDWEQKISDVVDNEIDIFVMGHDWEGKFDFLKDYCEVIYLPRTEGISTTKIKTDFKQSEVN, encoded by the coding sequence ATGAAAAAAATCATTACATACGGAACGTTTGATTTATTACACAAAGGGCACATTAATATCTTACGTCGTGCAAAAGAGATGGGAGATCATTTAACTGTTGTGATTTCCTCAGATGAGTTTAATGCTATTAAAGGTAAAACATCTTTCATGCCGTTTGAAGACCGTAAGTATATTTTAGAGGCAGTTAAGTATGTAGATGCTGTATTACCAGAAAATGATTGGGAACAAAAAATTTCAGATGTAGTAGACAATGAGATTGATATTTTTGTCATGGGACACGACTGGGAAGGTAAGTTTGATTTCTTAAAAGATTACTGTGAAGTCATTTATTTACCACGTACAGAAGGGATATCTACAACAAAAATTAAGACTGATTTTAAACAATCAGAGGTTAATTAG